One Alnus glutinosa chromosome 3, dhAlnGlut1.1, whole genome shotgun sequence genomic region harbors:
- the LOC133863212 gene encoding auxin-responsive protein SAUR72-like yields MGVRGSKLSELIGSGGRGRVKRLAPAPRGYVPVSVGVNNDTCRRFMVHTTTLTDADFLELLCRSAEEYGFCNEGVLRIPYEAKDFEERMMRSTVMVINRAVPLASGLFLRIRLAI; encoded by the exons ATGGGAGTGAGGGGCAGTAAGTTGAGCGAATTGATTGGAAgtggaggaagaggaagagtcAAGCGCCTGGCCCCTGCCCCTAGAGGGTATGTCCCTGTATCTGTTGGTGTGAACAATGATACCTGCCGGCGATTTATGGTTCACACGACGACGCTGACAGATGCAGATTTCTTGGAGTTGCTCTGCCGGTCAGCGGAAGAATATGGCTTCTGCAATGAAGGAGTTTTGAGGATTCCCTACGAAGCTAAGGACTTTGAGGAGAGGATGATGAGAAG TACTGTAATGGTGATCAACAGAGCAGTGCCTCTTGCTTCTGGGCTTTTTCTTAGAATAAGATTGGCCATTTAG
- the LOC133863213 gene encoding uncharacterized protein LOC133863213: protein MTVAIRMLAYGVIADFMDEYLRMGERTAMDSFIWFLKAVVSIFAAEYLRSPNPEDITRLLAIGESRGFPGMLGSIDCMHWKWKNCPNAWRGSYNDINVLERSNVFANLAEGRTLPVNYSVNGHDYTMGYYLANVSM from the exons ATGACTGTCGCAATTAGGATGCTCGCTTATGGAGTAATAGCAGATTTTATGGATGAATACTTACGGATGGGAGAAAGGACCGCAATGGATAGCTTTATATGGTTTCTTAAAGCGGTAGTTTCAATTTTTGCTGCTGAGTACTTGAGGTCGCCAAACCCAGAAGACATTACTAGATTGCTAGCAATTGGTGAAAGCCGTGGATTTCCCGGGATGCTGGGAAGCATCGATTGCATGCATTGGAAGTGGAAGAATTGTCCAAATGCTTGGAGAG GGTCTTATAATGATATCAATGTGTTAGAACGGTCTAATGTATTTGCCAATCTAGCTGAAGGGCGTACTCTTCCGGTCAACTACTCAGTCAATGGTCATGATTATACAATGGGATACTATCTCGCCAATG TTTCCATGTAA
- the LOC133863964 gene encoding auxin-responsive protein SAUR78-like, whose amino-acid sequence MALYTNLPSPFPHNKTIKLTVLKMARVGKLTKLKSAIKRWPSFTKLTRSASSIAVANESDEVLKEELHAVYVGKSRRRYLVSSEIMDHPLFQELVDKSGEDGHDGVAVACEVVLFEHLLWMLENAETQLGSMDELVEFYSTC is encoded by the coding sequence ATGGCCTTATATACGAACCTTCCCTCACCCTTTCCACACAACAAAACCATCAAATTAACAGTTTTGAAGATGGCCagagttggaaagctaacgaagcTCAAGTCAGCCATAAAGAGATGGCCGTCATTCACCAAGCTCACCCGCTCCGCCAGCTCCATAGCGGTCGCAAACGAATCCGACGAGGTCTTAAAGGAGGAACTTCATGCAGTCTATGTGGGAAAGTCTCGGCGGCGGTACCTTGTAAGCTCCGAAATTATGGATCATCCGCTGTTCCAGGAGCTGGTGGACAAGTCGGGTGAAGATGGTCATGACGGGGTTGCGGTCGCTTGTGAGGTGGTGCTGTTCGAGCACTTGCTGTGGATGCTCGAGAACGCTGAGACTCAGTTGGGGTCCATGGATGAGCTTGTTGAGTTCTACAGTACTTGCTGA
- the LOC133862442 gene encoding 17.4 kDa class III heat shock protein, whose amino-acid sequence MSRVVADSNAFGGDLASAVGHLFNFRESVDKFMFPSLPHHANDNKGMSNIPVDILDTPKDYIFYMDVPGVPKSDIQVTVVDEKTLVIRSGGKRKREDGEEEGCKYLRLERRATQKLLRKFQLPENANVSAVTAKCENGVLTVVVGKLPPPAKAKSVEVAIS is encoded by the exons ATGAGCCGTGTTGTAGCGGATTCGAACGCGTTCGGCGGAGACTTGGCGTCGGCGGTGGGCCACCTGTTCAATTTCCGTGAGAGCGTTGACAAATTCATGTTTCCTTCGCTGCCACATCATGCCAATGACAACAAGGGCATGTCGAACATTCCGGTTGACATTTTGGACACCCCCAAGGATTACATCTTCTACATGGACGTGCCCGGTGTGCCCAAGTCTGATATTCAG GTGACTGTGGTAGATGAGAAAACTCTCGTGATCCGAAGTGGGGGGAAGAGAAAACGTGAAGATGGTGAGGAGGAAGGGTGCAAGTACCTCAGGCTTGAGAGGAGGGCAACCCAAAAGCTCTTGAGGAAGTTCCAATTGCCTGAAAATGCCAATGTTTCCGCCGTCACAGCCAAGTGCGAAAATGGGGTTTTAACTGTGGTTGTTGGGAAGCTTCCTCCACCGGCCAAGGCCAAATCCGTCGAAGTTGCCATTTCCTGA